The Streptomyces sp. NBC_00454 DNA segment CCGGCTGATCACCTGCGAGCAGGGCAACCGCCGGGTCACACGGACGGAGCACGACGGCACCGTCACCGTGCTGGCCGACCGCTGGCAGGGCAAGCGGCTCAACAGCCCGAACGACGCGGCCGTCAGGTCCGACGGCTCCATCTGGTTCTCCGACCCGGACTTCGGCATCACCAGCGACTACGAGGGCCATCGCGCACAGAGCGAGATCGGCTCCAACAACGTCTACCGCATCGATCCCGCCACCGGTGAAGTACGCCTGGTCGCCGACTGCTTCGGCGCCCCGAACGGACTCGTCTTCTCGAACGACGAGACGCGGCTCTTCGTCTCCGACACCCGGGAGGGCGCCATCCGGGTCTTCGACGTACGCGATGACGGCACACTCTCCGACGGCGAGATCTTCGCCCGGACAGGGGACCGCGAAGCCGCGCGCTTCGACAATCTCCGCTTCGACGAGGACGGCCGGCTCTGGGCGGCTGCCATGGACGACGGAATCCACTGCTACGACCCCGACGGCACCCTGATCGGACGGCTCAACATCCCCGAGACGGTCGCCAACATCACCTGGGGCGGCGCCAAGCGCAACCGCCTCTTCATCACCGCGGAGACCAGCCTCTATTCGGTGGTCATGGGCGTCACCGGCACCCACCCGGCCGGACCGGGCCGCAGGCCCTGGCTGGACCCGGAAACCCGGTGAGCCCGCGGGCTGTGCCGCGGCGGCAGTCC contains these protein-coding regions:
- a CDS encoding SMP-30/gluconolactonase/LRE family protein translates to MASKRPALYEMLDDRFRTGRCMNGDDGLEVLYTGCRWAEGPVYLPAWRQLIWSDIPNDRMLRWDEETGAVSVFRRSAGHTNGNTLDREARLITCEQGNRRVTRTEHDGTVTVLADRWQGKRLNSPNDAAVRSDGSIWFSDPDFGITSDYEGHRAQSEIGSNNVYRIDPATGEVRLVADCFGAPNGLVFSNDETRLFVSDTREGAIRVFDVRDDGTLSDGEIFARTGDREAARFDNLRFDEDGRLWAAAMDDGIHCYDPDGTLIGRLNIPETVANITWGGAKRNRLFITAETSLYSVVMGVTGTHPAGPGRRPWLDPETR